From a region of the Myroides sp. JBRI-B21084 genome:
- a CDS encoding SprT-like domain-containing protein: MKQVLEKYIPESAVEAVYELIKSNRVHFKIVNERVTRHGDYRKNSDGTHQITVNATLNKYRFLITTIHEIAHLVAFQKYGRQIKPHGLEWKHTFKMLMLPFINPAVFPMDVLPLLANHFKNPSASSDTDALLSMHLKKYDAPTDKVFVDELPLGSLFMIENGRIFKKGNLRVKLFACTDIKNNKVYLFKPNMQVKLLKN; this comes from the coding sequence TTGAAACAAGTTTTAGAAAAATACATTCCAGAAAGTGCTGTTGAAGCCGTTTACGAATTAATCAAAAGTAATCGCGTACATTTTAAAATTGTAAATGAGCGGGTTACAAGGCATGGTGATTACCGTAAAAATTCCGATGGTACCCATCAAATAACAGTAAATGCTACGTTAAATAAATATCGATTTTTAATTACAACCATACACGAAATAGCTCATTTAGTGGCATTTCAAAAATATGGTCGCCAAATTAAGCCACATGGATTAGAATGGAAACATACGTTTAAAATGCTTATGTTGCCTTTTATAAACCCAGCGGTTTTTCCAATGGATGTGTTGCCTTTGTTAGCCAATCATTTTAAAAATCCTTCGGCAAGCAGTGATACCGATGCTTTATTATCCATGCATTTAAAAAAGTACGATGCCCCTACAGATAAAGTTTTTGTTGATGAACTGCCATTAGGTAGTTTGTTTATGATTGAAAACGGGCGTATTTTTAAAAAAGGAAATTTAAGGGTAAAGCTTTTTGCTTGTACCGATATAAAAAATAACAAAGTATATTTGTTTAAACCCAATATGCAGGTTAAACTTTTGAAAAATTAA
- a CDS encoding mannose-1-phosphate guanylyltransferase has translation MNKNYYAILMAGGVGSRFWPVSTPEFPKQFHDMLGTGETLVQKTFTRLSRLIPKENILILTNDKYSDILKQQLPMITNEQIVLEPEMRNTAPCILYASLKIKKQNPNAVMIVAPSDHWIEDEVQFAANLQRAFDACETDNVLMTLGIIPTFPNTGYGYIEYNKLDTRQVKKVVQFREKPDYQTAKTFIQRRNFLWNSGIFVWNVQAILQAFENFQPEMVQLFQEGYASFNTSDEQRFIIENYHKAANISIDYAVMEKADNVFVLPATFDWNDLGTWGSLYDKLPKDTCDNAMVNGNLFVENATNNIVRTNPNKLVVIGGLDDFIIVDKDDVLLIYPKKKEQDIKQIVAKINEKKTDI, from the coding sequence ATGAATAAAAATTATTACGCTATATTAATGGCAGGCGGCGTAGGATCGCGTTTTTGGCCTGTAAGTACTCCCGAATTTCCCAAGCAATTTCACGATATGTTAGGTACGGGCGAAACATTGGTTCAAAAAACGTTTACCCGTTTAAGCAGATTAATTCCTAAAGAAAATATTTTAATTTTAACCAACGATAAATATTCTGATATTTTAAAACAACAGTTGCCCATGATTACAAATGAGCAAATTGTTTTAGAACCCGAAATGCGTAATACAGCGCCTTGTATTTTATATGCATCGTTAAAAATTAAAAAGCAAAACCCAAATGCGGTGATGATTGTGGCGCCATCTGATCATTGGATTGAAGATGAAGTACAGTTTGCAGCCAATTTACAACGCGCTTTTGATGCTTGTGAAACCGATAACGTACTAATGACCTTAGGTATTATTCCTACTTTTCCAAATACAGGTTACGGTTATATTGAATACAATAAATTAGATACCCGCCAAGTAAAAAAAGTAGTGCAATTTCGTGAAAAGCCCGATTATCAAACTGCAAAAACATTTATTCAACGCAGAAACTTTTTATGGAATTCAGGCATTTTTGTTTGGAATGTACAAGCTATTTTACAAGCTTTTGAAAATTTTCAACCCGAAATGGTTCAATTGTTTCAAGAAGGATATGCTAGTTTTAACACCAGTGATGAGCAACGATTTATTATAGAAAATTACCACAAAGCAGCAAATATTTCTATTGATTATGCCGTAATGGAAAAAGCAGATAACGTTTTTGTTTTACCTGCAACTTTTGATTGGAACGATTTAGGTACATGGGGCTCATTGTATGACAAATTACCCAAAGATACCTGTGATAATGCAATGGTTAACGGAAACCTTTTTGTAGAAAACGCTACAAATAATATCGTTAGAACAAACCCTAATAAACTGGTTGTTATTGGTGGATTAGACGATTTTATTATTGTTGATAAAGACGATGTTTTACTGATTTATCCTAAAAAGAAAGAACAAGATATAAAGCAAATTGTTGCCAAAATAAATGAAAAGAAAACGGACATATAG
- a CDS encoding sensor histidine kinase, whose product MEKWQNADTLLIWLVVIIGVMVVLVGTLIGVFYISYKRILSSKDEELNVKMEYQRSLLKVSLEAQENERMRIAADLHDNIISKLTIIRLKTVMGARLQELDDLLGTIIDESRRISHELLPPLYEEKPLDSLLITTFKSWRCIYNVKYKVDVRTVNTIDKTTKLQTLRILQELLNNIHKHAKATHLHLTVRITNNIIVLVLKDNGVGFDTTTVNKGIGLKNIDLRADNLQARYKYKSLKNTGTRFIMFFNYA is encoded by the coding sequence ATGGAAAAATGGCAAAATGCAGATACGCTGCTTATTTGGTTAGTTGTTATTATTGGTGTAATGGTAGTGCTAGTTGGTACCTTAATAGGCGTTTTTTACATTTCATATAAGCGAATTTTAAGTTCTAAAGATGAAGAACTAAATGTGAAAATGGAATACCAACGTTCACTTTTAAAAGTTAGTTTAGAGGCTCAAGAAAATGAACGTATGCGTATTGCCGCCGATTTACATGATAATATTATTAGTAAACTTACCATTATTCGTTTAAAAACGGTTATGGGCGCACGTTTACAAGAATTAGACGATTTGTTGGGCACAATTATAGATGAATCGCGTAGAATTTCACATGAATTATTGCCACCTTTGTACGAGGAAAAACCGTTAGACAGTTTGTTAATCACAACTTTTAAAAGTTGGCGATGCATTTACAATGTAAAATATAAAGTAGATGTACGCACAGTAAATACAATTGACAAAACAACCAAGTTGCAAACATTACGTATTTTACAAGAATTATTAAACAACATACATAAACATGCCAAAGCAACACATTTACATTTAACCGTACGCATTACTAATAATATTATTGTTTTAGTTTTAAAAGATAATGGTGTTGGCTTTGATACAACTACAGTTAATAAAGGGATAGGGTTAAAAAATATAGATTTACGTGCAGATAACCTTCAGGCTAGATATAAATATAAAAGCTTAAAAAATACAGGAACCCGTTTTATTATGTTTTTTAATTATGCATAA
- a CDS encoding response regulator transcription factor has product MHKIQLAILDDDYLIVTLLKSFFEQQSNFQVVFDTTDGYELFKFLEDNSHKIDVLILDLKMKTIDGLEVLKHIKPHNYDTKVVVVSSHYQENSIGFMTKEGAAAFLPKSLSPYELANIIELVHKTGFYLDKDQIEILRVQISNKVSKPCYDSDDLLTEREIEIVKLLCHQKTAKEIGEALFITQRTVEGHKNNVFAKIGVRNIAGLIIYALQKHIVTLDELLLNH; this is encoded by the coding sequence ATGCATAAAATACAATTAGCAATTTTAGACGATGATTACTTGATAGTAACACTGTTAAAAAGTTTTTTTGAACAACAGTCAAATTTTCAAGTAGTTTTTGATACAACCGATGGATACGAATTATTTAAATTTTTAGAAGACAATTCTCATAAAATAGATGTGCTTATTCTTGATTTAAAAATGAAAACCATTGATGGGTTAGAAGTTTTAAAACATATAAAACCCCATAATTACGATACTAAAGTGGTAGTAGTTTCATCGCATTATCAAGAAAATTCAATAGGCTTTATGACAAAAGAAGGCGCTGCTGCCTTTTTACCCAAAAGTTTATCGCCTTATGAATTAGCCAATATTATTGAACTGGTACATAAAACAGGTTTTTATTTAGATAAAGATCAAATTGAAATTTTACGAGTTCAAATTTCTAATAAAGTTTCAAAACCATGTTACGATTCCGATGATTTATTAACCGAACGTGAAATTGAGATTGTGAAGTTACTTTGCCACCAAAAAACGGCTAAAGAAATTGGCGAAGCTTTATTTATAACACAGCGTACCGTTGAAGGGCATAAAAATAATGTGTTTGCAAAAATTGGGGTACGTAACATTGCAGGTTTAATAATTTACGCATTGCAAAAACATATTGTAACGTTAGACGAACTTTTGCTCAATCATTAA
- a CDS encoding helix-turn-helix transcriptional regulator gives MSENLHVYTIINNPIFLEGIENLLKRKVFPKATITHLDHLPIDDYIEPKNKKSTDLLIYDVAKFSNNDFNQILQLMSLHHNFKVLIITANINISDVKLLFEIGVMGIINNNIQPDQFVENVTKILNGDKVLSREYWDLIVEYFFHSVDNLDLINEKKTNSNNDVLLLAELTCREKEILGYICDGKSTREISEDLFLSLHTVETHRRKILNKLGVKNTASMVKMAIKCNLYSL, from the coding sequence ATGAGTGAAAATTTACATGTATATACAATTATAAATAACCCTATTTTTTTAGAAGGGATAGAAAATTTATTAAAAAGAAAAGTGTTTCCTAAAGCAACAATTACGCATTTAGATCATTTGCCAATTGATGACTATATCGAACCAAAAAACAAAAAAAGTACCGATTTGCTTATTTACGATGTAGCTAAATTTTCTAATAACGATTTTAATCAAATATTACAATTAATGTCGTTACACCATAATTTTAAAGTGTTAATTATTACTGCTAACATAAATATTAGCGATGTTAAGTTGCTTTTTGAAATTGGTGTAATGGGAATTATAAACAACAACATACAACCTGACCAGTTTGTTGAAAACGTAACAAAAATTTTAAATGGCGACAAAGTATTATCACGTGAATATTGGGATTTAATTGTGGAATATTTTTTTCATTCGGTTGATAATCTTGATTTAATCAATGAAAAAAAAACAAACAGCAATAACGATGTTTTGTTGTTAGCCGAATTAACTTGTAGAGAAAAAGAAATTTTAGGCTACATATGCGATGGTAAAAGTACACGCGAAATTTCTGAAGATTTATTTTTAAGCCTACACACTGTTGAAACACACCGAAGAAAAATTTTAAATAAATTGGGCGTTAAAAACACAGCATCAATGGTAAAAATGGCCATAAAATGTAATTTATATTCCTTATAA
- a CDS encoding carboxypeptidase regulatory-like domain-containing protein, producing MKSIYLYIIVLTSLIFAGCSEDEIDGNAKGTLTGSVRLEETNEPLKNVKISTTPGTSTVFTDENGNFAINGTMPLGTFSVRAELKGYVTEYQSVTISEYEQKVQVVFEMITDESLNTPPTIPTLVSPKNLATNLTNNVELEWDCTDVDEDELVYKLIFINNKTNNRVEIPNLSTKKITMSKLDFGTTYTWQIVASDSINPDVFSEAFQFTVRKNPEYRYHYVRNNLGNHNIMATDLQEEISITNLTAATWRPKKNNVANKLAYLQTFNGQTHLFTSDLDGQNELKISQTPLNGFKTEYLSFAWRADGSAFIFPSFNKLYKINSNGTGQTQIYQTTNGHFITKCAWSKDGSKIAITTNDINGYQAKILILDANGNLLHTVLENQPGAMGGLDFDVTGTKLLYTYDVSGNEDWQYKQLNTQIFIYNITANTHTNVSENSFKPMGVIDIDPIFSPNSSEIIFTSTSNDMISTRNIYSIDLNKEETRTLIIPNAEMADYQ from the coding sequence ATGAAATCAATCTACTTATATATAATCGTACTTACTTCTTTGATTTTTGCTGGTTGCAGCGAAGATGAAATTGATGGTAACGCAAAGGGAACTTTAACGGGTAGCGTGCGTTTAGAAGAAACGAATGAACCTTTAAAAAATGTAAAAATTTCCACAACTCCGGGAACCTCAACCGTGTTTACCGATGAAAACGGAAATTTTGCTATTAATGGAACCATGCCTTTGGGTACTTTTTCGGTTCGTGCCGAATTAAAAGGATATGTAACCGAATACCAGTCGGTAACTATTAGTGAATATGAACAAAAAGTACAAGTTGTTTTTGAAATGATTACAGACGAATCTTTAAACACCCCTCCTACTATTCCTACATTAGTATCGCCTAAAAATTTAGCAACTAATTTAACCAATAACGTTGAACTTGAATGGGATTGTACAGATGTTGACGAAGATGAGTTAGTATATAAACTAATTTTTATTAACAATAAAACCAATAATCGCGTTGAAATTCCAAATCTTTCAACCAAAAAAATCACCATGTCTAAGTTAGATTTTGGTACAACGTATACTTGGCAAATTGTAGCTTCTGATAGTATTAACCCCGATGTTTTTAGTGAAGCTTTTCAGTTTACTGTACGTAAAAACCCTGAATATCGTTACCATTATGTGCGCAATAATTTAGGTAATCACAACATTATGGCGACTGACTTACAAGAGGAAATTAGCATTACCAACTTAACTGCTGCTACATGGCGACCTAAGAAAAACAATGTGGCTAATAAATTGGCTTACTTGCAAACTTTTAACGGGCAAACCCATTTATTTACTAGCGATTTAGACGGACAAAACGAGTTAAAAATTAGTCAAACACCTTTAAATGGTTTTAAAACCGAATATTTAAGTTTTGCTTGGCGTGCAGATGGAAGTGCTTTTATTTTTCCTAGTTTTAATAAACTATACAAAATTAACAGCAACGGTACAGGGCAAACCCAAATTTACCAAACCACAAACGGCCATTTTATTACAAAATGCGCTTGGAGTAAAGATGGATCTAAAATTGCAATTACTACAAACGATATTAACGGTTACCAAGCCAAAATATTAATTTTAGATGCCAATGGTAATTTATTGCATACGGTGTTAGAAAACCAACCAGGTGCTATGGGCGGTTTAGATTTTGATGTTACAGGTACTAAATTGTTATACACTTACGATGTTTCGGGTAACGAAGATTGGCAGTACAAACAATTAAACACGCAAATATTTATTTACAATATTACAGCAAATACACACACTAATGTTTCTGAAAACAGTTTTAAACCAATGGGTGTTATTGATATTGATCCTATATTTTCGCCAAACAGTTCCGAAATTATTTTCACAAGTACATCAAACGACATGATTTCTACCAGAAATATTTATTCAATAGACTTAAATAAGGAAGAAACCAGAACTTTGATAATTCCAAACGCCGAAATGGCAGATTACCAATAA
- a CDS encoding CsgG/HfaB family protein: MKSFKINFILCFLTIGTLYSCGVFFAPPAGVEYQSVIGEVTASAKDFKNLPRPQDPIVVGVYKFRDQTGQYKASSTGANWSTAVPQGLTTILIKSLEDSKWFAPIERENIGNLLNERQIIRTTRQEYTNGQSKENLAPLLFAGILLEGGVISYDTNILTGGAGARYFGIGGSAEYRQDRITVYLRAVSTNTGKILKTIYTSKTILSQSVNASMFRYVDAERLFEAEVGVTNNEPVHMAVTEAINKAVYLLILEGIKDNVWNTLPNDEAKAKNLLANYSKEITKSATRIPGKGDWDVNQRAKFSIGGSVTANTLKGDYPNSVAQVGANGNFKYLFSKHISWNLGYGYQNLGSDKHFKAQFTNLDTDFEYLMLPYNKFTPYVSAGAGLFTNITSKQRRYQYKTQFGAGVEYMLSPTVGLRGYSKYHIGFNDNWDEAISGKRNDHFLQFGIGLQVYLGK, encoded by the coding sequence ATGAAATCATTTAAAATAAACTTTATACTTTGCTTTTTAACAATTGGTACTTTATACAGTTGTGGCGTATTTTTTGCACCACCAGCGGGCGTAGAATACCAATCGGTTATAGGCGAAGTTACCGCATCGGCCAAAGACTTTAAAAATTTACCCCGCCCACAAGATCCTATCGTGGTGGGGGTATATAAATTTAGAGATCAAACCGGCCAATACAAAGCTTCAAGCACCGGCGCAAACTGGAGTACAGCTGTGCCACAAGGGCTTACTACTATTCTTATAAAATCGTTAGAAGACAGTAAATGGTTTGCTCCTATAGAGCGTGAAAACATTGGAAATCTTTTAAACGAACGCCAAATTATTAGAACCACCCGTCAAGAATATACCAATGGGCAAAGCAAAGAAAACTTAGCACCGTTACTATTTGCAGGTATCCTTTTAGAAGGTGGGGTAATTTCTTACGACACTAATATTTTAACAGGCGGTGCAGGTGCGCGCTATTTTGGTATTGGCGGATCGGCAGAATATAGACAAGACCGCATTACCGTTTATTTACGCGCGGTTTCTACAAATACAGGAAAAATATTAAAAACTATATACACTTCTAAAACCATTTTATCGCAATCGGTTAATGCAAGCATGTTTAGATATGTTGATGCAGAACGTTTGTTTGAAGCCGAAGTTGGCGTAACAAATAACGAACCCGTACATATGGCAGTAACCGAAGCTATAAACAAAGCTGTTTATTTGCTTATTTTAGAGGGCATAAAAGATAACGTTTGGAACACTTTACCGAACGATGAAGCTAAAGCAAAAAATTTATTGGCTAATTATAGTAAAGAAATTACCAAAAGTGCCACTAGAATTCCAGGAAAAGGCGATTGGGATGTAAACCAACGCGCAAAATTTTCAATTGGGGGTTCGGTAACTGCAAACACTTTAAAAGGCGATTACCCTAATTCGGTAGCGCAAGTTGGTGCAAATGGTAATTTTAAATATCTTTTTTCTAAACATATTAGTTGGAATTTAGGTTATGGATACCAAAACCTAGGATCGGATAAACATTTTAAAGCGCAGTTTACAAACCTTGATACCGATTTTGAGTACTTAATGTTGCCTTACAACAAGTTTACACCTTATGTATCAGCAGGGGCTGGTTTGTTTACAAACATCACTTCAAAGCAACGTAGATATCAATACAAAACACAATTTGGCGCTGGTGTAGAATATATGCTTTCTCCTACCGTTGGTTTAAGAGGCTACAGTAAATACCACATAGGTTTTAACGATAATTGGGACGAAGCGATTTCGGGCAAACGAAACGATCACTTTTTACAATTTGGCATTGGCCTGCAAGTTTATCTAGGAAAATAA
- a CDS encoding curli assembly protein CsgF: MKKYVLTIVLFFAAFFTSYAQQLVYTPVNPNFGGNPLNYNGLINSANLQNQFDDYKNNRDSSLLNNFSETVKRQILSQLSRKLFAENADLENLEEGTFEIGDLIISIDETREGTVIRIIDNQTGEVTEIIL; encoded by the coding sequence ATGAAAAAGTATGTACTAACAATTGTATTGTTTTTTGCTGCATTCTTTACTTCGTATGCACAACAATTGGTTTATACACCCGTAAATCCAAATTTTGGCGGCAATCCATTAAATTACAACGGATTAATAAACTCGGCTAACTTACAAAACCAATTCGACGATTATAAAAACAATAGAGACAGCAGCTTACTGAACAATTTTTCAGAAACTGTAAAAAGACAAATATTATCACAATTATCACGTAAACTATTCGCAGAAAATGCAGATTTAGAAAATTTAGAAGAGGGCACCTTTGAAATTGGAGATTTAATTATCTCTATCGACGAAACCCGTGAGGGCACCGTTATTAGAATTATAGACAACCAAACCGGCGAAGTAACCGAAATTATATTGTAA
- a CDS encoding CsgE family curli-type amyloid fiber assembly protein, which yields MKNILTIFTISFLSCFKMHAQTNKDSLVIATLKIDQTENVLHFNPTVENKSEYHYELDYLLLIKKTDGNKNLSVNQQKGKFTLSPNELKKLSSTTINQTENQKIKAILFIRNEDENKLIAKDSVEIITKDLIPVNENSLQTTTGIVIDDSKTKLGRDYYDIFFATYTQYPNKFDFVINISELPYRGLSSIIQIKVDQELINEFFTNPDEDYLKQQAAVTLQKLNKFADSRGKLKNEFIY from the coding sequence ATGAAAAATATACTAACCATTTTTACAATTAGTTTTTTAAGTTGTTTTAAAATGCATGCACAAACTAACAAAGACAGTTTGGTGATTGCAACACTAAAAATTGACCAAACCGAAAACGTTTTACATTTTAACCCAACTGTAGAAAACAAAAGTGAATATCATTACGAGTTAGATTATTTATTGTTGATTAAAAAAACCGATGGCAATAAAAACTTATCTGTAAACCAACAAAAAGGTAAGTTCACTTTAAGTCCAAACGAATTAAAAAAATTAAGTTCCACAACAATAAATCAAACAGAAAACCAAAAAATAAAAGCAATTCTTTTTATTCGAAACGAAGACGAAAACAAACTAATAGCTAAAGATTCGGTTGAAATTATTACTAAAGATCTAATTCCGGTTAATGAAAATTCATTACAAACAACAACAGGTATTGTAATTGATGATTCTAAAACAAAACTTGGTCGTGATTATTATGATATTTTCTTTGCAACATATACACAATATCCAAATAAATTTGACTTTGTTATAAACATATCTGAATTACCTTACCGCGGTTTATCAAGCATTATACAAATTAAAGTAGACCAAGAACTAATTAACGAATTTTTTACTAACCCCGACGAAGATTATCTTAAACAACAAGCAGCCGTAACATTACAAAAGCTTAACAAATTTGCAGATAGCAGGGGTAAATTAAAAAACGAATTTATTTATTAA
- a CDS encoding ABC transporter ATP-binding protein → MIEVKNLRKSFDGKEVLKGITSTYEPGKTNLIIGQSGSGKTVMLKTLLGVHLPDSGQILFDGRDFATLDPNEKRNLRTEMGMVFQGSALFDSMNVEENIGFPLKMFTNKTNGEIRDRVQEVIERVKLIDANKKMPSEISGGMQKRVAIARAIVNNPKYLFCDEPNSGLDPKTSIVIDELIQEITHEYNITTVINTHDMNSVLQIGEHIVFLKNGKLVWEGNSKEIMQTDNEDIVDFVYSSELLKEIRGFHSQKK, encoded by the coding sequence ATGATAGAAGTTAAAAATTTAAGAAAATCTTTTGACGGTAAAGAGGTTTTAAAAGGAATTACTAGTACGTATGAACCAGGAAAAACCAATTTAATTATAGGTCAATCAGGCTCGGGAAAAACCGTAATGCTTAAAACATTATTAGGGGTACATTTACCAGATAGTGGACAAATTTTGTTTGATGGAAGAGATTTTGCAACATTAGATCCTAACGAAAAAAGAAATTTAAGAACCGAAATGGGAATGGTTTTTCAGGGCAGTGCATTGTTTGATTCTATGAATGTTGAAGAAAACATTGGCTTTCCTTTAAAAATGTTTACCAATAAAACCAATGGAGAAATTCGCGATCGTGTACAAGAAGTTATTGAACGTGTTAAACTAATTGATGCGAACAAAAAAATGCCCTCGGAAATTTCAGGTGGTATGCAAAAAAGGGTAGCTATTGCACGCGCAATTGTTAACAACCCTAAATATTTGTTTTGCGATGAACCTAATTCGGGTTTAGATCCTAAAACATCTATTGTTATTGATGAATTAATACAAGAAATTACCCACGAATACAACATTACAACGGTAATTAACACCCACGATATGAACTCGGTTTTACAAATTGGCGAACACATTGTTTTCTTAAAAAACGGAAAGTTAGTTTGGGAAGGAAATAGTAAAGAAATTATGCAAACCGATAACGAAGATATTGTAGATTTTGTGTATTCATCGGAACTTTTAAAGGAAATTCGCGGCTTTCATTCGCAAAAAAAATAA
- a CDS encoding MlaE family ABC transporter permease, with translation MIKMLSNIGKYFIMLGEIFRRPTKWRIMRNLIFKEIDELIIGSLGIVAFLSFFIGAVVTIQTALNLNNPIIPKYLIGFTARQSIILEFSPTFISIIMAGRMGSYITSSIGTMRVTEQIDALEVMGINSLNYLVFPKLIASIMYPFVIALSMFIGVFGGYFAGSLGGYLAPEEFIKGLQDDFIPFHIVYAFIKTTVFGFILATVPSFYGYYMEGGALEVGKASTKSFVWTSIAIIICNYLLTQMLLT, from the coding sequence ATGATTAAAATGCTAAGCAATATTGGAAAATACTTTATTATGTTGGGCGAAATTTTTCGCAGACCAACAAAATGGCGTATTATGCGAAATTTAATCTTTAAAGAGATTGATGAACTTATTATAGGTTCGTTGGGAATTGTTGCATTTTTATCGTTTTTCATTGGTGCGGTTGTAACCATACAAACGGCGTTAAACCTTAACAACCCCATTATTCCAAAATATTTAATTGGTTTTACAGCAAGGCAATCAATCATTTTAGAGTTTTCACCCACTTTTATATCAATCATTATGGCTGGACGAATGGGTTCATACATTACATCAAGTATAGGAACCATGCGTGTTACCGAACAAATTGATGCCCTTGAAGTAATGGGTATAAACTCGTTAAACTACTTGGTTTTCCCTAAATTAATCGCATCAATAATGTACCCATTTGTAATTGCGTTAAGTATGTTTATTGGGGTTTTTGGTGGTTATTTTGCGGGTTCGTTAGGTGGTTATTTAGCACCCGAAGAATTTATTAAAGGCTTACAAGACGATTTTATACCTTTTCATATTGTATATGCGTTTATTAAAACAACCGTATTTGGTTTTATACTAGCAACGGTACCATCGTTTTACGGATATTACATGGAAGGCGGCGCTTTAGAAGTTGGTAAAGCATCAACAAAATCATTTGTTTGGACATCAATCGCCATTATTATTTGCAACTATTTGTTAACCCAAATGTTATTAACCTAA
- a CDS encoding glycosyltransferase family 2 protein, translating into MKEIAIIVPVYNEELSIPVFFNEFVKFSNKLQNVHYKANVLFVNDGSTDRTAEVLTEFINQTPNSSALFLSRNFGKEAALFAGLEHAQSDLIIPMDVDLQDPFELIFEMIKAYEQGADVVLAQRSNRASDTFLKRLSAQWFYKLNNKMSALKLQENVGDFRLMTKQVVDEIVQLQENQLFMKGLMSWVGFKTTQITYTRPARLNGKTKFNYLKLWNLAVEGITSFSTLPLKVWTYFGTFVAFVSFLYGLKIIIEKLFFGIAASGYASLMVAILFFGGVQLIGIGVLGEYLGRTYLETKRRPRYIIKNQIQNKENNV; encoded by the coding sequence ATGAAAGAAATTGCAATTATTGTTCCTGTTTATAACGAAGAATTAAGTATTCCGGTGTTTTTTAATGAATTTGTAAAATTTTCAAACAAATTACAAAACGTACATTACAAGGCAAATGTTTTGTTTGTGAACGATGGAAGCACCGATAGAACTGCTGAAGTTTTAACAGAATTTATTAACCAAACCCCTAACAGCAGCGCATTGTTTTTATCGCGTAATTTTGGTAAAGAGGCCGCTTTATTTGCTGGTTTAGAACATGCACAAAGCGATTTAATAATACCAATGGATGTTGATTTACAAGACCCCTTTGAGCTGATTTTTGAAATGATAAAAGCTTATGAACAAGGCGCCGATGTGGTTTTAGCACAACGAAGTAATCGTGCTTCGGATACTTTTTTAAAACGTTTATCGGCTCAGTGGTTTTACAAGTTAAACAATAAAATGTCTGCCCTGAAACTTCAGGAAAACGTAGGCGATTTTAGATTAATGACCAAGCAAGTAGTTGATGAAATTGTGCAACTGCAAGAAAACCAATTGTTTATGAAAGGTTTGATGAGTTGGGTTGGGTTTAAAACTACACAAATAACTTATACACGCCCAGCGCGTTTAAACGGTAAAACTAAATTTAATTATTTAAAATTGTGGAACTTAGCTGTTGAAGGTATTACATCGTTTTCAACATTACCATTAAAAGTTTGGACGTATTTTGGAACTTTCGTTGCCTTTGTTTCGTTTTTGTACGGTTTAAAAATTATTATAGAAAAACTGTTTTTCGGAATTGCAGCATCGGGATACGCATCGCTAATGGTTGCTATTTTGTTTTTTGGTGGGGTGCAATTAATTGGTATTGGCGTTTTAGGCGAATATTTAGGTAGAACGTATCTTGAAACCAAACGCCGCCCACGATATATTATTAAAAATCAAATTCAAAATAAAGAGAATAATGTTTAA